DNA from Metabacillus flavus:
TAAATACCTGCGCTGACAAGGTAGCCGATTCTGATAGCAATGCCCTTTGCATCTGATCCCCTGTTCCCCGGATCGGTAAAGCATTTCACGATTCCCCATATACAGTAGCCAATCAAGCCGATTCCGATGATCCAGAGGAGAAGCTCTCCAAGCGGCATACCGGGCAGTGACTGAAGCATTCCCTTCGTATCGGTTGTTTTACCTCCAGCCCCGATTGCTGCCATGAAGGCAAGAATTCCAATCAGCCCATAAACAAGTCCCTGAGCCATGTAGCCAAAGCGTCCTAAACGCCTGATCCATGGTTTTGTATCCTGTTTCGTTTGCTCAGCAGACTGCCTTGCTCCCGCTTTTGATCTTGATAATTCCATCCTGTAGCCTCCACATTTTTTCTAGTCGATTAGTACTGAATAAATTCCCTTTGTGGGCAAATTAGAAACCTTTCCAAACGAAAAATGGCTTTGTTTGTTTGGCGTAAGAGCAGTGTGAGTTACTAATAGCTTATAGAGGTTCGGTGAATCGGTTCCTGGGGATTGCAAAGAAGCTGTTATTTTAAAACATCAAAGCGGATCCCCCTTTACCGGGAATCCGCTATTTCTCTTTAATATCGGGCTGAATCTTCTTCAGCATTTTAATAAATTCCTGCTTTTCTTTAGGAGATACAACCGCGATATCAAACCATCTTCCATAGGTAATTTCCAGTCGATCTATTGATAAAGCGGGGGCAGAAAATGGATTTTTCGTTTTCCTGATGCTCGTAATCTCCGTTATGGATATAGTATTTGTAAAGGGGCCATAGCGGATTGTAAGCTTCTCGCCCTCTATTAGATAACCGGTTGAAAACCAGAGCCATATTAGAAAGCCCGCCAATGGAACGGTAACAAATAGAGCTTCGTAGTCTCTGCCGGCAGCAAACGGCGAGAGGCAGCCGGCAAGGGCTCCTCCCCAAATGACCAGATAGACCCACCAATCTATTTTAGATGGAAAATACATGAACATCCCTCTTCCTCTGTTTCTATTATCCTAATAAAGTTCCACACTTTCCTCCTGTTTTCCTTTTAAATGGAATCCTCTAAAAAAAGTATTTGAAACATTTTCCTGTTTTGTACGTAAAGAATACTAGAGGTGAAAAAGATGTATTTACAAATTGAAGACCCGAAGCAGGGTATTTCTCATAAGGCAGTTCGAGTATGGCATTTCTGACACGGCGTGAAAAAATTCAGCAAAATGAAGTCTTGCATTCATGGCTGCAGCGGAAATTTGACGTTGCAACGCTTTACAAATCGTGCAAAGCCGGTTCAAGTGAGCACGATGGAAGACTTGCCTAGGGAAGAGGTAAGCGAATGTTATGGGTGGTTTAAGGAGAAATATAAGGTGCAGGACAGGTAATCCTGAATTTGTTAGAGGCAAGGTAAGAGGATATCGTTAGAAACCTCAGGATACCGGCGGGAAATTTACTATATCGACGAAAATCTTAGGATATCGATTTTTCGACAAAAACTGGAAGCAATTATATAGAAAGATATTCATAATAAAAGTGAATACTCATTCATTCCTCCTGCTCCTTATGCTATATTGAAAGAAACAGGGAGGGGTAATGGGATGAACATTCAAACAGGGGATGTATTTACTTGGGATCGAATGTTTTCAGAAGAAGAGGTTGTCTTTTTCGCAGAGCTCACCGGGGATCAGGGACGGCATCATATGGAGAAAGATGAACAGGGACGACTTATGGTCCACGGACTGATGACTGCGAGTATCGGAACAAAAATCGGCGGGGATTTGAACTATATTGCCAGGGAGATGGTCAGTGAATTCCTGCGGCCGGTCTTTACAGGGGATACGATTACATGTGAAGTGATTGTAACGGAGCTTGAAGAAAAAGAAGGTTTCAAAAGGGTTGCGATGAAAAGCGTATACAGGAATCAGCTTGGGAAAGAAGTGCTTGTCGGATCGAGCCATGGGATTATCAGAAATTAACGAAAGACCTCAGCAGATCTTGAGGTCTTTCGGTTTACCTTTTTTAGCGGTGCATAAGTGGCAGGCCGTTCAATCCTTATTATAAGCCACAGCAATCTCAAGAGCCGTCATTGCTCCATTTGCCTGTTCAATCTCATACACAATATTCCCATCCTGCCAGACAACAAGGTTATTTCGGCTGTAAGGATTGTTTCCGTCCAATAAAACCGCGCCTTTATCAGGCGGAGGAAGCATTTGTTTTTCGAGGAAGTTCACGACTTTGACAGCAAGTTCTTTATTGCTGTCTTTTTCTGGTTTATTCAAAGCTTTGGATATAAAAGACCATCTGCCTTCATTCCAGTGCAGGAATATACTTCCTGCTCCTGCATCTGAATAGCCTTTAATCCCATGGCCGAGATCGATTGGCGGGTTTCCTGTTGATGCAGCCTTTTGGTAACTGACCCTATCGGCTGCCTCTTGTTCAGTTTTATATTCTGTTGCTTTAATGGTCGCGATTTTGCTGTCGCTAGAGAGGGTATTCAGCTTGCTGTTATTGATTGGAATAGGTTTTTCTGTTTGATAAAAGGTGATTTCATAGGAATTGGCATCAGACTTTATTTTAGAGGTCAGATGAAGCCCTTTAGAAACGGGCATGGTTTTCGGCAATGTGAATGGAACCCTTGTCTTAAGCAACTTGGACGTTTCGTTAATGACTTGCTCAGGTGAAGACGGTGCGCTAGAAGGCTCCGGCCCGGGAGCTGGTTCCCCTTCAGCGAACCCAGGTGAGACTTCTGAAGCCTGAGCAGTTTCGGGGGAGCTTTTCTGTTTAGGTGACTTGCTGGATGTTCCTTGATCAACAGCGTTGGTTTGACTGCATCCGGCAGTGAGGGACAGCACGAGGGCGGTACTTAGGATGTAAGGACGTTTCATTGGTTTCCCTCCTTCACAGGTTCCCTATATTTTTCCCTGTTATGGAAAGGGTAAACGATTGAAGATTCACGTTTTGGAATTCGTTCAGAAGTCATATAAATCGGAGAAAAAGAAGGAATCCTGGCAGAAGCCGCAGAGTAACGAGAATATGGAATACAATGCAGCAAATGCCATCTAATTACTTAATGCTTGGTAAAAGTATAAACAGAAAAAAACACAAAAAGATGCAGAAGCTGAGGTAGCACGGGAAGAATTAATTGATAAGGGATAAACACAAACGGATACTTCTTCTAATAAACTAATTCATTAAAGATAGGAATTTCCTTCTTCATCCGCCAGCCTTCTTGTCGAGATGTACCCTCGTATACAGCGGTTAATAAAAAAAACAAAAATAGTATTGACGTTTTGATGTAATACGAATATAATAATATACATCGTCATCAAGACGAGAAAGTAAACGTGCGGGTGTAGTTTACTGGTAAAACCTCAGCCTTCCAAGCTGATGTAGTGGGTTCGATTCCCATCACCCGCTCCATACATACGTTACTAACGCAGTGTTTCGTTCCGATCAGCGAAGCATTGCGTTTTTTACTGCGTAAAAATAAGCCTGCGCTCACCGCAGGCCTTACGATATAATAAAATGCTCTTCCGTTCCGCCATGAATTTGAACGAACATGCTTGTCAATGCTGATAACAGCTTCTCTGCTTCAGGCTCTTCCATAGATGGAGCGAGATAGACGATTTGCAGGGCGTTAACCGTTTCTCGGCTGGTGGCTGTTTTTTTGGAGTCGACATAGGGGCTTCCAAATGCTCCGTTGCCATCTGCAGATAGAATTTTCTTTTCCATTGAGACTTCACGTCCATTGATGGCTTCATATGTATCATCTGAATTTCCGATGCGGATTTCGATGTTTCCGTTTAACCGGTCTAAGTCATAGATTCCGGTTGGAATTTGATATTCCATGGAGAAGAAGTTGTTTATGTCTGCAGCGGAATGGATCGTCTCTAAGTACTGCTGCTTTTTAATTCTTCGAAAAATAGCTTCCTGAGCAGGGCGGTACCGGTTTGGATCTGTCCCGGCTTTTTTAAAAAGACTGCGCCATTCCTGGATAGCAGGGATATCCTTTATTTCTTGATTTTCAAAGTCAAAGTATAAGGATTCCTGAAAGAGCCTCATTCTCCCCTTCAGCATTTGTGGAGAGTCTCCTACCTCTATTCCCCGATAAAGAGCGATTCCGATTTTAAACGAAGGTTCAAGTTCTTTCAAACCAGGATTTACTGTGATTTCCATTTCATCCGGCCTCCATGATTTGGTACCATTATCTTATCATAGAGCAGCGAAAAAACCGAAGGAAGGAGGGTCACCTATGAATATTGGAGCGTTAAAAGAAGAAGTCATTGCCTACAGCAAAACGATTGGAATTGATAAAATCGGCTTTGCAAGTGCCGATACTTTTGAAACATTAAAAGGAAGGCTTCTCATGCAGCAGGCACTTGGCTACCAATCAGGCTTTGAAGAACCCGATATTGAAAAGCGGACCAATCCCGGCTTGCTCGTACCGAAAGCTAAATCGATCATTGCCATTGCTCTTGCTTATCCTTCTAAAATGAAAAACGCACCGAAAAGCACGAGAGAGGACCGCCGCGGAATTTTCTGCCGTGCTTCATGGGGCAAAGATTATCATGACGTGCTGCGCGAAAAGCTATCGAAGCTTGAAGAGTTCTTAAAAGAAAAATCTCCTGATGTCCGGGTTAAATCCATGGTCGATACGGGCGAATTGTCAGACCGGGCTGTCGCAGAACGGGCAGGGATTGGCTGGAGCGGAAAGAATTGTGCAACGATCACACCGGAGTTCGGTTCTTATGTGTATCTTGGTGAAATCGTCACAAATATCCCATTCGAGCCTGATCAGCCAATTGAGGATCAGTGCGGAACCTGCAATAAGTGTGTAGAGGTCTGTCCGACAGGCGCTCTTGTCCAAGGCGGACAGCTGAACGCCCAGCAATGCATCGCCTATTTAACGCAGACAAAGGGCTTTTTGCCGGAGGAGTTCCGGACGAAAATCGGAAACCGGCTATACGGCTGCGATACATGCCAAACCGTGTGTCCAGAGAACAAAGGCAAGGATTTTCATTTGCATGAAGACATGGAGCCGGATCCAGAGCTTGCTAAACCAAGCCTAAAGCCGCTGCTTTCCATGTCGAACCGGGAATTTAAAGATAAATTCGGACATGTGTCAGGGTCCTGGAGAGGGAAAAAGCCAATCCAGCGCAACGCGATCATTGCCCTCGCTCACTACAAAGACACAACAGCGCTTCCTGATTTGTACAAGCTTGTCAATGACGATCCAAGGCCTGTCATAAGAGGGACCGCTGCTTGGGCAATAGGGAAAATCGGACAGGCCGAGTCGATCTTGTTTCTGGAAGAGCATTTGCCAAAAGAAGAAGATGACGAAGTGCTGAAGGAAATTCGGGCGGGACTTGATCTCCTGCGGAAGTGATTAAAAGTTAGAAGCTTGCCTGCTGGCAGGCTTTTTTTCGATTCAAATAGCTTGTATTCATTTACAATAGAAGGAAAGAGAGAGCAGGGGACGAAACATAATAATCTGCATCTATAATTTGGAGGGAAAAGGATGAAACGTATAAAGGTTCTTCATTATGATGCCTTCAGCAGCAAGCCGGATAAAGGAAATCCTGCGGGAGTGATTTTAAACGGGGATTGCTTAAATGAAACGGAAATGCAGGAGCTGGCAAGAATAGCTGGATTTAATGAAACGGCGTTTCCAATCCATTCTGATTCTGCCGACTTTAGAATCCGGTATTTTACTCCGGGTCAGGAAATGGATTTGTGCGGTCACGGAACGATTGCCGCGCTGTATGCGTTAAAAGAAAACGGATTGCTGAGTGATGAAAACGAGGTAACTGTTGAAACAAAGGCAGGAATGCTGCCCATTCAGCTTACGTACACTTCCGATGAAATACTTGTGACTATGAAACAGGCGGAACCGGTCTTCAAGGCTTTTAAAGGTTCAAGGGCAGAATTAATGGAATCCATTGGTTTAGCCGACGGAGATTTAGCCGACGATTTGCCGATTAAATATGGGACCACCGGAAACTGGACGCTGCTTGTCCCGATAAAAGAATTACAGGCATTTGAAAGAATGGTTCCTTATAATAAGCGATTTCCTAATATATTAACAGAAATCCCAAGAGCATCCGTCCACCCATTTTGCTTGGAAACGCATGATGATGAGGCAGATATGCATGGCCGGCATTTCTCCTCTCCATTTTCAGGCACAGTCGAGGATCCGGTGACGGGAACGGCTTCCGGCGTTATGGGTGCGTATTACAAGAAATACATAGCGAAAAATGAAGAGAGCGAAATCAATCTTATTATCGAGCAGGGAAATGAGATCGGAAAAGAGGGAAGAGTTCGAGTGAAAGTGGCACAAGATCATGGCCGCCTTCATGTAGAAATGACGGGAAATGCCGTATTTGTAAAAGAATTTGAGATTGCTTTATGAATGGAAGGGAACTTCTGATTAAGAGGAGTTCCCTTCATTCGGATTAAAGGGTCACCTTGACCATAGGCCAGACGGCTGCCCAGTCTTTTTCTATGACCCGCTTTTTATACACAGCGCTGTTCACAAAATAGGGAGTTGCTTTTACCTGCATCCGCACTAAATCCTCTATACTGTGCGGAGCAGCTAAAATGGCGCGTCCGTCATGGTTCAGTGTAACTCCAATGGCGGTTGCCGTTTCAGGGAACTTGGACATGGCATCGACTGAATCTGTGTAGGGGTCCATCTTGTTTTTGCGGTGCATTCTTGCCTGATTTTTTACTGACCATGGAATTTCTGGTGATAAAGAGAAGAGCTTCCGTTCAAGCTCCTTCTCAATTGCTTCATTCTGGAAGCGGTGGTCATAATAGATGACATCTACATCAGGGAGCACCGTTTTTTCACTGAACCCGTGAAGGACATCCCAAACCTTTGAACGGACAAAGCCTGCACAGATCCACCAATCAGGAAGCTTCAGCAGCTGCACGGTTTCCAAGACGTGCATCATCCACAAATCCTCTTCTATATGGGCAATGATCTCTTTTTCATTCATCCTTTATCATTCCTTCTCATCAACGCTGCAACCCTCCGTTCGTTTTCATTCGGCAGATTTTCAAGCGCTTCAATAACTCGTGCCTGCCGTTCAGGGGGATGGTTTTGACTTAGTTTTGCTTTGCCTTCCATCTTTGTAATACGGATTTTAAAGGCTGCAATTCCTTTGCTCAAATTTTCGATATAGCCAGGCTCGATGTCCTGCATCTGGTAGGAGCTGTCAGCAGGTTCATGCTGGCGGACGAGCTGCGACAGCACTTCCAAGACGTCGTCCTTATCTTTCAAGAGTTCCAGTTCCCCGTATACATGGACCGCTGTATAGTTCCAGGTCGGCACGGCATGATCGGTGTTGTACCACGCTGGAGATATGTAACAGTGCGGGCCTTGAAAAACGATGAGCACCTGCTGATTTTCAGCATCCTCCCATTGCGGATTCGGCCGGGCAAAATGACCGTAAATCATTTCTTCCGTCTCATCGATTGTCAGAGGCAGATGGCTCGCGAACGGTTCACCTTTATGCTGAGTAAAAACAGTGGCGAAGCTGTTTTCTTTCATTAAATGATACATCGCTTCTTTGTCGTTCATTTCGAAGTGTTTAGGAATGTACAAGGTTACGCCTCCTTTTAATCATGATTTTACCAATGAATGAGCAAGCCATACAGAGCCAGTTTTCATGAAATGATGAGGCACCATTTGAAAAAAACTGATACTGCGGGATTCTTTCTCATATTCTTGTAAAAGAAGAATGGGAAGCAGGTGAGCATGGTGAATGAGTTGCTTAGAACAGCAGCAGAAAGCCGGCTGGACTATGTAGTCAACGGGAAGACAAGGCATTTGCCTTTTATGTCGGACGCAGAAAAGCTGTCCCTTGAGCGGAAGGCAGAGGAATTGAATGAGCGGAAGACCCTTGCGATTAAAGGATCGTCGAAGATTAAAGTGACGGATATTAAGGAGCGCGGGGATTTTCGGGAGGTTCAATATATCCTCCATGAAAAATGGCTCATTCAAAATGACGATTCGTTTTATTTAGAGGAAAAAATAGTCCGGCGTTTAGCCTCCCTCACGGATACCGAGGTTCTCGAGGATTTGGCTGAAAGCAGGCCTGAGGTTCATCAGGACTTTGAAGCTTTTGATGATGAAGATCTTGAGCGGAAGGGCTTCTATTATGACCGGATGGCGGCGGTGCAGTATGCGGAACGCTGGTGGAACAGCCATAACAGCCAGTATAAAAACTTTGATGTAAACTGCACGAATTTTGTTTCGCAATGCCTTCGCAGCGGAGGAGCACAAATGAGGGGATATCCTGGAAAGGGAACCGGCTGGTGGATGCAGAATAACACATGGAGCTACAGCTGGGCGGTCGCTCATTCCATGAATTTGTTCCTGCCCAGGTCGAAAACGGGACTGCGGGGAATCAAGGTCGGCTCAGCTGAAGAGCTAAGACCCGGGGATGTCGTTTGCTATGATTTTGAAGGAGACGGCCGTTTTGATCATACAACCTTTGTTGTGGCCAAGGACAAAAACAACATGCCGCTCGT
Protein-coding regions in this window:
- a CDS encoding B3/B4 domain-containing protein, which encodes MEITVNPGLKELEPSFKIGIALYRGIEVGDSPQMLKGRMRLFQESLYFDFENQEIKDIPAIQEWRSLFKKAGTDPNRYRPAQEAIFRRIKKQQYLETIHSAADINNFFSMEYQIPTGIYDLDRLNGNIEIRIGNSDDTYEAINGREVSMEKKILSADGNGAFGSPYVDSKKTATSRETVNALQIVYLAPSMEEPEAEKLLSALTSMFVQIHGGTEEHFIIS
- a CDS encoding FMN-binding negative transcriptional regulator translates to MYIPKHFEMNDKEAMYHLMKENSFATVFTQHKGEPFASHLPLTIDETEEMIYGHFARPNPQWEDAENQQVLIVFQGPHCYISPAWYNTDHAVPTWNYTAVHVYGELELLKDKDDVLEVLSQLVRQHEPADSSYQMQDIEPGYIENLSKGIAAFKIRITKMEGKAKLSQNHPPERQARVIEALENLPNENERRVAALMRRNDKG
- the queG gene encoding tRNA epoxyqueuosine(34) reductase QueG; this translates as MNIGALKEEVIAYSKTIGIDKIGFASADTFETLKGRLLMQQALGYQSGFEEPDIEKRTNPGLLVPKAKSIIAIALAYPSKMKNAPKSTREDRRGIFCRASWGKDYHDVLREKLSKLEEFLKEKSPDVRVKSMVDTGELSDRAVAERAGIGWSGKNCATITPEFGSYVYLGEIVTNIPFEPDQPIEDQCGTCNKCVEVCPTGALVQGGQLNAQQCIAYLTQTKGFLPEEFRTKIGNRLYGCDTCQTVCPENKGKDFHLHEDMEPDPELAKPSLKPLLSMSNREFKDKFGHVSGSWRGKKPIQRNAIIALAHYKDTTALPDLYKLVNDDPRPVIRGTAAWAIGKIGQAESILFLEEHLPKEEDDEVLKEIRAGLDLLRK
- a CDS encoding PH domain-containing protein; translated protein: MYFPSKIDWWVYLVIWGGALAGCLSPFAAGRDYEALFVTVPLAGFLIWLWFSTGYLIEGEKLTIRYGPFTNTISITEITSIRKTKNPFSAPALSIDRLEITYGRWFDIAVVSPKEKQEFIKMLKKIQPDIKEK
- a CDS encoding PhzF family phenazine biosynthesis isomerase; protein product: MKRIKVLHYDAFSSKPDKGNPAGVILNGDCLNETEMQELARIAGFNETAFPIHSDSADFRIRYFTPGQEMDLCGHGTIAALYALKENGLLSDENEVTVETKAGMLPIQLTYTSDEILVTMKQAEPVFKAFKGSRAELMESIGLADGDLADDLPIKYGTTGNWTLLVPIKELQAFERMVPYNKRFPNILTEIPRASVHPFCLETHDDEADMHGRHFSSPFSGTVEDPVTGTASGVMGAYYKKYIAKNEESEINLIIEQGNEIGKEGRVRVKVAQDHGRLHVEMTGNAVFVKEFEIAL
- a CDS encoding FAS1-like dehydratase domain-containing protein — protein: MNIQTGDVFTWDRMFSEEEVVFFAELTGDQGRHHMEKDEQGRLMVHGLMTASIGTKIGGDLNYIAREMVSEFLRPVFTGDTITCEVIVTELEEKEGFKRVAMKSVYRNQLGKEVLVGSSHGIIRN
- a CDS encoding amidase domain-containing protein, whose amino-acid sequence is MNELLRTAAESRLDYVVNGKTRHLPFMSDAEKLSLERKAEELNERKTLAIKGSSKIKVTDIKERGDFREVQYILHEKWLIQNDDSFYLEEKIVRRLASLTDTEVLEDLAESRPEVHQDFEAFDDEDLERKGFYYDRMAAVQYAERWWNSHNSQYKNFDVNCTNFVSQCLRSGGAQMRGYPGKGTGWWMQNNTWSYSWAVAHSMNLFLPRSKTGLRGIKVGSAEELRPGDVVCYDFEGDGRFDHTTFVVAKDKNNMPLVNAQTSNSRMRYWSYKDSTAYTPNIRYSFYRIQDDSEKS
- a CDS encoding nucleotidyltransferase family protein — translated: MNEKEIIAHIEEDLWMMHVLETVQLLKLPDWWICAGFVRSKVWDVLHGFSEKTVLPDVDVIYYDHRFQNEAIEKELERKLFSLSPEIPWSVKNQARMHRKNKMDPYTDSVDAMSKFPETATAIGVTLNHDGRAILAAPHSIEDLVRMQVKATPYFVNSAVYKKRVIEKDWAAVWPMVKVTL